From the genome of Pseudomonas hamedanensis:
GGGGAAGACCACGCGGTCGGCTTCGCGTATCACGTTCGCATCGCTGGTGATCAGCACCTTGCCGGCGCCAACGTGCTCCAGGGCCTTGGCCACCGAGTGCAGGTTGCCCATGCCGTAGTCGATAACTGCAACCGTCTGCATTACAGAACGCCTTTGGTCGACGGCATTTGCCCGGCCATGCGCTCATCCAGCTCGACGGCCATGCGCAGCGCGCGGCCGAAAGCCTTGAACACGGTTTCGATCTGGTGGTGAGTGTTGGTGCCGCGCAGGTTGTCGATGTGCAGGCTGACCAGCGCGTGGTTGACGAAGCCCTGGAAGAACTCCTGGAACAGGTCAACGTCGAAGCCGCCGACGGTGGCGCGGGTGTACGGCACGTGCATTTGCAAGCCCGGACGACCAGAGAAGTCGATGACCACACGCGACAGCGCCTCATCGAGCGGCACGTAGGCGTGACCGTAACGACGGATGCCTTTCTTGTCGCCGATGGCTTTGGCGAAGGCCTGGCCGAGGGTGATACCGACGTCTTCCACCGTATGGTGGTCGTCGATATGCAGATCGCCCTTGCATTCGATATCCAGGTCGATCAACCCGTGACGGGCAATCTGATCCAGCATGTGCTCAAGAAAAGGAACACCGATATCGAATCGGGCCTTTCCGGTGCCATCAAGGTTGATCGAGGCTTTGATCTGGGTTTCCAGAGTGTCGCGCTCGACAGACGCCTTACGTTCGGCCATCACCAGCTCCGCAAAATCATTGGGCGAAAAAGGCAGCCATTATAGGCACGCAGGAGGCAAACAGAAACACGAGAGGTGATATGGCTGACGGATAGAACGCCCGGCTGTCGCGGGTAGACATGTCCATACAAGCCATTACAGGCACCCAGAAACAACTGTAGGAGTGAGCCTGCTCGCGATGAGGGCCTGACTGTCACCATTTCTGTGACTGTCAGACCGCTATCGCGAGCAGGCTCACTCCTACAGGGGTACTACATTTTACTTAGTGAAACAGTACCGACGTCTTCTGCAGGGTCACCCATACACCCCACGCCAGCGGAATACCGACCACCAGCC
Proteins encoded in this window:
- the hisB gene encoding imidazoleglycerol-phosphate dehydratase HisB — encoded protein: MAERKASVERDTLETQIKASINLDGTGKARFDIGVPFLEHMLDQIARHGLIDLDIECKGDLHIDDHHTVEDVGITLGQAFAKAIGDKKGIRRYGHAYVPLDEALSRVVIDFSGRPGLQMHVPYTRATVGGFDVDLFQEFFQGFVNHALVSLHIDNLRGTNTHHQIETVFKAFGRALRMAVELDERMAGQMPSTKGVL